attcctgtactgcccctaggttcatcagaaccattttttttttagattccatatatatatggaatgttagcatatggtatttgtttttctctttctgattttcttcactctgtatgacagactctaggtccatccacctcactacaaataactcaatttcatttctttttagggctgagtaatattccattgtatatatgtgccatatttctttatccattcatctgtcgatggacacttagggtgcttccatgtcctggctattgtaaatagtgctgcaatgaacattgtggtacatgactctttttgaattatggttaagAAAGTTTTTAATACAGAGTTTACCAAGtcattattttctccttccttcaaaTTAGTCCTAATTAGTTGGAATTTACTATggtatgtgtgtttttaaatttttattagaatattCTGGTATTTTACTGTCTATAGAAGGTTCTGGCAATATTCCATTGGCTTTGTGAAGGATAGGTACATGATCGGACTCTGACTATTAGCACCCCAATTCCCATCACCATTTAAGGCATCTCTTCCTAATTCTTTCAAAAAACAAGACCATTGCTAACTTCAGGATAAGAATATGCTACAAGAGaatattctgaaataaaaaacaagcagAAGCCCTAAGAGATTATGCCTGCTTTTTGATAGAGTTGAGAGCAAGGGTAAAGAGTTTAATGTCTCAGggttataagagaaaagaaaactttatagAACGTGTGAAGGAAGACCTGTAAAATtagacaaatgctaaaggaagttggGTCTTaagctctctctcctccccctctccccacaaaaCTCTACTGAAACCATTGGGAAGAGATAGTAATTGGCATTTTGGGAGGAGTCAGAGAATACCCTCCTCCGCCCTCATTTCTCGTAGAAGAATTGCTGGCTTAGTAGGAGCCACCTGATAATATTAGCTTTTAGGGGAGACAATGTgtggcctttaaaaatgaaacatttcataGAATCCTTGTTGTAAGTTTCAACTTTTTGTCTTCCTCTTATAGCAAATCCAGTTTGCTGATGACATGCAGGAGTTCACCAAATTCCCCACCAAGACTGGTCGACGATCTTTGTCTCGCTCTATTTCTCAGTCCTCCACTGACAGCTACAGTTCAGGTAGGTGTGAACTTCTTGTTCTCTCTGATCTCTCCTCCCTATTCCAGAGTCTTAGTGCTCTACCCAGTTCTCTTCACTTATTTAGGATCTGAAAATACCTCATGTCAGGACTGCCCGTCTTTGTGCTAAAAGCTGATAACTAGTGCTTGGGCAGTGGGCATGTTCCCAGCCAGGGTTGTAGCTGGAGAAGCTGTTGTCATCTTGAGACTTTCCTCCCCAATGGTCTCTGTGTGTGGTCTGTGGCCAGTGCCTGGTTGGTAGTACTGGCCCGATTCCCATTCCCACGTTTATTCACCCACAGTGAGAAGGGAGAAAATCAATGGTATTTTGGCTGCCAGAACTGGCCTTGAAGAAGAGGTGTACTTTGGAAGcataatttctgttttctttgttaaaGATATACCCTGccacctatttttctttcttgcctttaaGACTGCTTGAATTGTCAACAATAAAAATTAGTATTTAGCTCTTTTTATTTACTAGGTTACCCTTTATGGTGAAACATCTTCCCGTTAACCTCTGGAGTGGGAAAGAGTCCAGCTAATGTGGCTCCAGCTGTTTCTTTTTAGTTCTCCTCTCCTATCTTAACCCTATATAAGcagtctttttttctgctttgaacTATGCCCTTCTCAACTTTAGAGGTGGGTATTAGAAAATTAACATGGAAAAGGATATAGAATCTTAGTTTGAGTACTGGAGGAAATGGGGCATCTAGTCCAACCCCCTCATTGTTCAACTGAGGAAACATTGTTAAAAGATTAAAaggcttgctcaaggtcatagaTTGCTATGAATGTCAGCAAAGGAATTTGTACcaaaagccatttattttcttttgccataATCTTGTTTGCATTGTATTACTAACATTAGGACTGGGCTTGAGGTATAaggactgtttaaaaaaaaagaaatggatagacagtttttaaaaacttattctcTGCCCTGTGACACTGATAACCCATTATGGACAAGATAGGCAGACAAGTACAAATGGTGGTATACAGGGTTaagtacagaaataaatgaatatgcaGTCTCACTATGAGCATGTGTGCAAGAAAAGGTTCCAAACTATAATGGCTATCATAAGTGGAAAGGTGTCTTGGAATGAGACAGATACAAAAAGTGGTAGGTGACAAGCAGGCTAATtatagctaaaagaaaaaaaattgaaagattgAGTTATAAGAGAAAAAGTTGAGATGAGTGATGGAAGCTTTAAGAAGTCTTTAAAGATCTTGATGGCCATGCTTTATGGGGACCTAGtagagcatttttaaaagcttagtgATAGAGTTAAATTGTCCTAGTGGATAGATAACCTTTAGTAGTATTTGTGTCAGCTGCACAGAGGAGGATGTGTATGTAGAAGTCAGCGAGAGACCTGTACACTGGCAGAGATGGTGATCAGGAAAATAttcaatgagagaaaaaaagtgaTTTGAGAGGTAAGGAGTGATTGTTTTATATTCTCCTGCGCATCTATCTGAAAGGacatttttagctttttgtgAAGCTGCTTTTTAAAGTTGAACATCTTGAGTGATCTCAGGGCTGGCAATAGAACCAGTGCTGCTCATCTTTTGTGTCATTTCTGTGTTTCTTCGCGCAACCTCGTGTAAACTTTCTTTATAAGATTTTATAAGATAAGGTTATCttactgtttttattcttttacattaatCGTTCTCAAAGTATGATCCTCTAAACAGCAATATCAGCAGCActtgggaatttgttagaaatgctaaTTCTTGGGTCCCATCTGAGACCTACTGAATGGGAGTTTCTGGCAGTGGGGCCCTAGCCATCTGTGTTTCAACAAACCTTCCATGTGATTCTGACAGATGCTTTAGATACTTAAGTTTGAGAACTAATGATCTATAGAAATAACATTCCTTATATGCCCTAAATTATTCTTCCATTTTTGCCATGTCTGGTTCCAGTCCCGGTTGGGACCAAGTGCCCCTATTTTGAGGGATTCTCTTGAGCTGGTGCAGGTTTGGGATCAATAGCTCCTTATCACAGGCATTAATGGCAAAGTcatgggttgggggtggggggtaaaaGGGCCACAATACCGAAAGATCTACAACAGTTTCATTCATGCCATTTCTTAGACCCTGGAGGAGTAGAACGGAGAGAGATTTAAAAGGTGGCTCCAATTAAGTGCTCGCTTAACTTAAATGAGAGTCCCTTGATGACTGCACTCTGTGGAGTTGGGGCCATTGaggtttttctttcctcatttctttctttcctggctCTAGCTGCGTCCTATACAGATAGCTCTGATGATGAGGTTTCCCCCCGAGAAAAGCAGCAAACCAACTCCAAGGGCAGCAGCAATTTCTGTGTGAAGAACATCAAGCAGGCAGAATTTGGACGCCGGGAGATTGAGATTGCAGAGCAAGGTAAAGAAAGGGAGTGGGTAGGGGACCAGAAGCAGCCCACTTGCTAGTCATCAGGATGCACAAACAACTTAAGGCTTGAAAGATAACTTGAAAGTCTCCTGGGAAACTCCAGTATCCTGGACTTTTATATAAACAAATCTATCTGTATGGAGCTTGAGCCTCAGGATTCTTGTTCTTGTTCTCCCTGCTGCTTCCTGTTCTCAGCGTGTGGTAATTACACAGAGTAGTTTCTCTTTCCTCCGGCATGATACCATATTCAAAGATCTGTTTGCAGAGTCAGCAAGTCTTGGATCAGTACATGGTGGTTAGTTCTGCGGGATCCTACCATAGCTGCCAATCTCAGAGACCCATATTTCCCAGAAGCAGCAGATGTGGGAGGGTTTTCAGCTTAGGATGTGGTGACCTAGGGTCTCTTTTGGTCTTTGATCCTGAGCACCCTCTGCTGGAGCAAGAGTAAAAATGACTGACAATCAGTTAAATCTTGGTTTCTCTACCCAGCCCCACTCCCAATGATGTCTCTTTACTCTTGTTGCTTTCACATTGGAGGCATGTTCTATACTGGGCAGGAGTACAGAACTCAAACAAACTGATAGAATAGGATTAGAGAGCATAGAAAAACAGAAGCAAGTGTCTTCTGCTGATGTAAAGTCTTTCTTCCTGGTCTGATGATTGTAGTATATAGGAATCCATTAGCCAGTGCCATAACTACTTCCCTCTTCTCCCAGATGAATGATGACACTCACCTTCCATTTCGATCACTTTTGAGAATTTGACTACATATAAGCCCTCTAATATAAGGCTGAAACagtagaggaagagagaaattcCAAGTGATTAGATGACAACTCACTGCTGTTGTTCTGCAGTTGAAGCTGCCAGGCATCAAATAAATATGCTTAGAGAGAATTCCCTGGttttccagtggttaggattccatgctctccctgccaagggcctgggttcaatccctggtcggggaactaaaatcccacaagccgcatggcacggccaaaataaaaatgtgcttaGAGTTTTTCTTCCTTACCTCACCATATCTCAACAGATCCACACCAGCCCTAAATGTCGCTGGGGCAGGAATTAATGATATTGCTAGTGCAGACCTAGCTCAAATACTCTGTTCTTTCACAGACATGTCTGCTCTGATTTCACTCAGGAAACGTGCTCAGGGGGAGAAGCCCTTGGCTGGTGCTAAAATAGTGGGCTGTACACATATCACGGCCCAGACAGCGGTGAGTTTGTTGGGAGAAAAATGATGGTCTTCtgatgggagtgggggtggggagggacacttcttgttttttttttttacttgcttttCCTTCCCTAGCTAACTTCCAAGTGCTAACTATTAAGTGGAACCTCCCAGTTACACAATAATGGGGTTTTCTACTTTGATTGTATAGATACAACCTACTTTTAACCAACCTAACTTAGGGCGATCTCGATTTGCAAAAATATGATTGTTATAAATATGTTATTGAGACTTCGGGGACCATTTTGGGGGGGTAAAGTTAGATTCCAGTGTACTAACTAGTGGATTACACACCCTTTTGTAACTTCCCAGTGTAGCACCTGTTGCTGCTGAGTTGCTGGGCATTGTTCTCTTAGTTACCACTCAAGTCTGGCCCTACTCCTTCTCACTCTGTCTTCTATACATCTGTATAGGTGTTGATTGAGACACTCTGTGCCCTGGGGGCTCAGTGCCGCTGGTCTGCCTGCAACATCTACTCCACTCAAAATGAAGTGGCTGCAGCACTGGCTGAGGCTGGTAAGTTCAGCTCTTTTCACCGACTTTGCTGCAAAATAATTAtctaaacataatttttacataTCAGAATTATCTTTACAATGTCGTGTATGTCTAGGTGCTATAAAATGTGGAGGGTAATAAAAGTGTCAACAGGAAGGAAATGGATAATAAAGGTCCATATGCATAATGGAATATTGTATAGTCATTTAAAATGATCTTTATAAAGAATCTAATATATGGGGAAATGCCCAATTCTAATGttaaatgaatgagaaagaaCTTTAAACTATGTGAGCTGTGTATGAGCTCAGCTGGTCTCCTTTCACAAAAGTCTCCTCACTTTTGAGGGAACACAAGTAAGAAGTACCATCTATTTAATAGTTCATCAGATAATTTGGTATTCAGTATTGCATTGAAAATATATGAACTCTTATGACTTCAATTAAACATAAAGcaatttttattgttaaaatgttcaaagGAAAATCACTCTGAAGTTTCTTTAAGGTTCTTCCATCTTCCTGTGATCCTCAAAGCAACTGTAtagtacttttgtttttcttgtttactCTTTCCTGATGTTTATTGCAGAAAATTTAAGAGGTTCCCCAAAAAACCTAAAATCCTGCTACACAGAGATAATATTtgacatatttttccatttttctattcactttttacagatgaaataagtCTcagtatatatacaattttataacataaatataacattttcagAAGTAGTTTCCATGTCACTGAAAACTTTGAGAGCATCATTTATAATAGTCATATGGCCATGTGATTTTACTTCACTGTTTTCCTAAtgttgaacatttaggttgtttcaagaTATTTGCTAATATAAATAATGTGATAGTGAacagctttgttttgattcccACTTCATTTTATCTCCTTAGAATAAAGTTCCACGTGTAAAATTGACCAAAGAGAATAACATTTTAAGGTTCTAAAATACTTTCAAGCACAAAAATCCCTTAAATTCTTAACGAATTTCTGAACTAAAGATGCTCTTTTGACTTCTTGCCCTCCGTAAGTTGTTTCCTTTCCAGCGTAATTTCTTTAGCCTTTTTCTCTTCACCTGGATCTCAGAGAGTGATGTTGGTATAGGACACTCCCCCAAAGAGGAATGAGCTGATTTGTTTCCATCTCTACAGGAGTTGCAGTGTTTGCTTGGAAGGGCGAGTCAGAAGATGACTTCTGGTGGTGTATTGACCGCTGTGTGAACATGGATGGGTGGCAAGCCAACATGGTAATAATGCATATTCACCCTACACTTTTGACAAtcgatttctttcctttttccctcaaAGCATGGTTCCCTAAATATGTTTCAGATGTTTGGTCTTATGCACTTACTTTGTTGCCAAAATGGTTAGCTTGATACCTATTCAGGATGGGTCTGAGTACTGAATGGAAaggcgggggaagggtaagaccAACTGAACACATGTGGCTCAAACACAGCAgaatgaaatagaagaaaatgataTGGTACCTCTTTGGAGTAAAattctggtttctttccttcctgccccaGCTCTCCTTTAACGTTCCAAGGGGCTTTATATCAGGTCTCTACACTAAAAAAATGAGTCTGTGATTAGCCTACTACTCTTCACCATAGCTTAGAATAAACTTAGGAATCCTTTTAACCATTTTACACCAACAAATTTGACTGTGTTTCCACTGTCCAAACCTGCTCTAAGGAGCTCTGAGGAGTGCTCTCCAAAACATACAGGGCTCTCTTACTAGTGCAGAAAGTGGGTTCAAAGTTCCCCCCAGCTCTAGCAGCCTGAATGCCCATAGAAGTCTTCTGGCTGTTCTATAGATCCTGGATGATGGGGGAGACTTAACCCACTGGGTTTATAAGAAGTATCCAAACGTGTTTAAGAAGATCCGAGGCATTGTGGAAGAGAGCGTGACTGGTGTTCACAGGTAACAGATTCTGGAGTAGCTGCCCCTTGTGTCCTTGCCTCAGCAGATTCTTCTGGTCTCTTTTAGGCTTTAGGGCTATGTTTCAGGCTTTTAACTAAATGGGAGTATCTTCATTGGATAAAACTTTTGAGTATTTACCTTTGAAAAAATTCAAGGAGACCCTAAAAGGAAGTTATTTCAGATTCTAGTTCAGAGattttctctcccatttattcCACTGTGATTCTCAGTCATTGCTGGGAGGTAGGGAGTGAATATATCTTGAAAAACTGTATTCAGTTTTggattataattttatatctgaAATACGAAAAAAATCTATTGTAAAACTATATGTTATAcacattacaaaaaataaaactgggcAAAATATTATTTGCTTGTTGGAATACCTAAAAAATATCTGAGAGAGTGTTTCTCATTTGGGGGCACCTTGCACAtgcttaaacacacacatacacacacacacacacacacacacacacagaaccatATCAGAATCATTGATAATCTTTATCAGAAGTaggcatggattttttttaaagattaagaaaatgCTGGTCTAAGGAAATGTATCCCCTTTTATGAAAGAGAAGTAAATTTCTTCAATTGAAAGGTTGTTTTCCTTCCAAAAAAAGCGGGAGGCAGTtggggaagagaaaatgaaaagaagttaGGAGGGATAACAAGGAATTACCTTGTTTACTAATATTCTTGGGCAATAAATAAGACTGGGGAGGGCAGCACAGAGCTTGAAGAGAATTAGGCAGACTTTGCCAGCTACTGTGTTTTACCAgctaactttgtttttgtttttgtggcttTCTTCTCCCTTTAGGCTGTATCAGCTCTCCAAAGCTGGGAAACTCTGTGTTCCAGCCATGAACGTCAATGATtctgtaacaaaacagaaatttgaTAACTTATACTGCTGCCGAGAATCCATTTTAGATGGGTAGGTTGAAACATATAATTATTCAAATTTATAGGGGGTAAATTTGGGTTGGGTTATAATGTTAGCCTGATATCCCTCCAGTTTTGCCCCCTGGTCTTCCTATGGCTTTAAAAGTTTGTTAGAGGCGTTCTATCTCATACTGAGCCCAGCCAACTTCCAGTTGAAGTTCTTATGGGGCATTGCCCACACTTTTAATTTTCAGAGGGACTGTATTTGAGCTAATAATGTTTGAGTTGAGGCTTGTCTGTTTCCACAGCCTGAAGAGGACCACAGATGTAATGTTTGGTGGGAAACAAGTGGTGGTGTGTGGCTATGGTGAGGTAAGTAGCTCAGCCTCAGTGTCTGCCTTTTCACAGACTTGTTAGAAATTTTGAGTGAAGGAGACTTGTGCTGTCAGTGTAGAGTCACTAATGCAGGGTTTAAAATATGCCTTTAGATAAAGTGTCTCAAAATAGTAGCCAAAGTCCTTTATTCAGATTTATGAACAGAGACATATAGAACGAATTGAGTTTTCAGATTTCACCACTTTGTCTTATGGTATGGAATGTTGGCGTCATTTCCCCCCAGTTATAACAGTAACCTTTTCATTATGAGACTTAATTCAAGTAAATATGTAGCATTTTGGTCCCACAGGTGACTTAAAGTGGAGTGAAGGGTAAAATCTGAagtggcatatagttgattaTCTCTAAACTAGAATAGATCACAAGAGATTTTATTTATTGTCATAAACAGTGACCCACAGAAGTTTCTGAGCTGCTAGGCTGTCCTTGGGTGAGATGCTTCTCAAGTGATAGTTATCAGGTTTTCCTGGAACAAGAAACTAGAGGTTACAGTTGCTCTTCCTTGGTCTTGTTTCCTTGATGGtgatacttttctttcctttatctcttttacTATCCCAAGCTCCAGCCCTAGCTAAAGCCCTTGAAATGTCTGCTAAATCACTCCTCTAAGGAGCACAGGATCTGTTTCTCCTCTGCTTGGATTGGAACATCTTTTCAAGGACTTGCTAGATGATTGATGGTTTCAGGGAGGCTAATTCCCATCTCCCAGAGAGCCTACCTGCCTAAATATCTGTGCCTGAATGGACCTGACTTCTTTCTTATGCTCTGCAGGTGGGAAAGGGCTGCTGTGCTGCTCTCAAGGCCCTTGGAGCAATTGTCTATATCACAGAAATTGACCCCATCTGTGCTCTGCAGGCCTGGTAAGAACAGCGGTAATACCATTAGGTTCACTCCAGGGACTTTatgtttctaagagtttgattATTGTATTAACCATTCCTTGGAGAAATTTCTCAAAGAACGAGAAGGCTACGATTGCTCTGTTCCCTGCATTGTAATCATAGGGCACTCGTAGAGCTTCTTGGTATTTTCCCTTCCTGGCTGGAATCTTGGGGAGTCTGAAGAGCCCAGTGTGTATAGTTTAGCATAGCTTATTACTACCATTCCAGTGAGGTAGCCCTGGATTTAACTTTAGAAAGACATTTAATTGTCTCATTTTGTGACCAGCTTCTGTCCCACTGCCTCCTTGCTTTTGCTCATagtattccttccttttcttccagcATGGATGGGTTCAGGGTGGTAAAGCTAAATGAAGTCATCCGGCAAGTCGATGTCGTAATAACTTGCACAGGTAAGTGTCAGTGCTTTGGTGTACATGGAGGAGTATTAATTAACTCTGAGGTTAAATCTTGAAAATGATCTAATTGACTTTTATATAAAGTAGGTAAGACCTGTGTTCTGTGTAAAAGTCTGAGAACTAGAGTAAGATATCAGAACCTTAACATATTTTCCAGAACAAAGATCCTTTTTCCTTGATGGCTTTTGATCCTGCTTGATCTTAAAACCAAATAACTGAGCCCAAAGAGCTGTTATGCAATGCACACTTCTTTCCTCACAGTGTATACATGCTCCTTAGTGCCAGCAAACCTCTCTCCCATGTTCTAACTGAAAGCCAGTCAGTACCTTTCCCCGCCAGGATCTGTTTCCTCAGCCACTCTCCTTTACTTTTAGGAAATAAGAATGTAGTGACACGGGAGCATTTGGATCGCATGAAAAACAGTTGTATCGTATGCAATATGGGCCACTCAAACACGGAAATTGATGTGGTAAGCCTTCTCTCGTTGATTTGTTGTTAGGCCTTTTTTTGCTTCCTTCCATTATAGCCAGTCAACTGCGCTCTCTTCCTTTCAGACCAGCCTCCGCACTCCGGAGCTGACATGGGAGCGAGTACGTTCTCAGGTGGATCATGTCATCTGGCCAGATGGCAAACGTGTCGTCCTTCTGGCAGAGGTGCACACACAGAAGGGTTTGGGCAGTACAGCACAAGCAATATGGTTAGAGCCATCCGGGGAGGGGTGGCAGGGTAAACATATTTGGCCATGTTTCCCTGAATTCTATCTTTGCATAGAGGTATATTTCTCAAGTAGTCAGGTCTCCAAAATAGAATCACTCAAAAAATATCTACTTTTTACTAAGTAACATACTACTTCCTGACCACAGCTGATTCTTCAGTTTGTCAGACTCAGAT
This genomic stretch from Kogia breviceps isolate mKogBre1 chromosome 1, mKogBre1 haplotype 1, whole genome shotgun sequence harbors:
- the AHCYL1 gene encoding S-adenosylhomocysteine hydrolase-like protein 1 isoform X1 gives rise to the protein MSMPDAMPLPGVGEELKQAKEIEDAEKYSFMATVTKAPKKQIQFADDMQEFTKFPTKTGRRSLSRSISQSSTDSYSSAASYTDSSDDEVSPREKQQTNSKGSSNFCVKNIKQAEFGRREIEIAEQDMSALISLRKRAQGEKPLAGAKIVGCTHITAQTAVLIETLCALGAQCRWSACNIYSTQNEVAAALAEAGVAVFAWKGESEDDFWWCIDRCVNMDGWQANMILDDGGDLTHWVYKKYPNVFKKIRGIVEESVTGVHRLYQLSKAGKLCVPAMNVNDSVTKQKFDNLYCCRESILDGLKRTTDVMFGGKQVVVCGYGEVGKGCCAALKALGAIVYITEIDPICALQACMDGFRVVKLNEVIRQVDVVITCTGNKNVVTREHLDRMKNSCIVCNMGHSNTEIDVTSLRTPELTWERVRSQVDHVIWPDGKRVVLLAEGRLLNLSCSTVPTFVLSITATTQALALIELYNAPEGRYKQDVYLLPKKMDEYVASLHLPSFDAHLTELTDDQAKYLGLNKNGPFKPNYYRY
- the AHCYL1 gene encoding S-adenosylhomocysteine hydrolase-like protein 1 isoform X2, with the translated sequence MSMPDAMPLPGVGEELKQAKEIEDAEKYSFMATVTKAPKKQIQFADDMQEFTKFPTKTGRRSLSRSISQSSTDSYSSAASYTDSSDDEVSPREKQQTNSKGSSNFCVKNIKQAEFGRREIEIAEQDMSALISLRKRAQGEKPLAGAKIVGCTHITAQTAVLIETLCALGAQCRWSACNIYSTQNEVAAALAEAGVAVFAWKGESEDDFWWCIDRCVNMDGWQANMILDDGGDLTHWVYKKYPNVFKKIRGIVEESVTGVHRLYQLSKAGKLCVPAMNVNDSVTKQKFDNLYCCRESILDGLKRTTDVMFGGKQVVVCGYGEVGKGCCAALKALGAIVYITEIDPICALQACMDGFRVVKLNEVIRQVDVVITCTGNKNVVTREHLDRMKNSCIVCNMGHSNTEIDVTSLRTPELTWERVRSQVDHVIWPDGKRVVLLAEGRLLNLSCSTVPTFVLSITATTQALALIELYNAPEGRYKQDVYLLPKKMDEYVASLHLPSFDAHLTELTDDQAKYLGLNKNGPFKPNYYR